Proteins from a single region of Nitrososphaerota archaeon:
- a CDS encoding LLM class flavin-dependent oxidoreductase, giving the protein MEFGVSPSPFIWWKGLKEFDLWIAEAENCEYDGIYMPDHYDLPVPEFPSNKLAETWTTLAYVAAKTKNMRIGTVASPIPRYIPSQLAKIIAHVDILSEGRVTAGLGAGWNREEFINYSPHGYYDEAKVRMERFLEGLQIMIKLWTEDKVTFKGKYYRLKNATLLPKPVQKPHPRIWSGGFGSHMLKISAKYFNGWFVHREAWAPEKGGYGAPTPEEYGERVKTIKKYLQDYGRSVNEFTFALLGWMPEKERMKDETKIIEKYAEHGCQYYIVEIPLNQPLSDGKYVELLRSFAKEIVSSFR; this is encoded by the coding sequence TTGGAATTTGGAGTTTCTCCCTCACCTTTTATTTGGTGGAAGGGATTAAAGGAATTTGATCTTTGGATTGCTGAAGCGGAGAACTGTGAATACGACGGAATATATATGCCTGATCATTACGATTTACCAGTTCCAGAATTTCCATCCAATAAATTGGCCGAAACTTGGACAACATTAGCTTACGTAGCTGCAAAGACAAAAAATATGCGAATCGGTACTGTTGCGAGTCCTATACCAAGATATATTCCAAGCCAGCTTGCAAAAATAATTGCTCACGTTGACATTTTGTCTGAAGGTAGGGTTACTGCAGGTTTGGGCGCTGGGTGGAACCGCGAAGAATTCATCAATTATTCTCCTCATGGATATTACGATGAAGCAAAGGTGAGAATGGAGAGGTTCTTGGAAGGCTTACAGATTATGATAAAACTATGGACAGAGGATAAAGTGACCTTTAAAGGCAAGTACTATAGACTGAAGAATGCAACGCTTTTGCCAAAGCCTGTACAAAAACCACATCCTCGTATATGGTCAGGCGGCTTTGGTTCCCACATGCTAAAGATAAGTGCAAAATATTTCAATGGCTGGTTTGTTCACAGAGAAGCTTGGGCTCCAGAAAAAGGCGGTTACGGAGCCCCTACACCGGAAGAATACGGTGAAAGGGTAAAAACGATCAAAAAATATTTGCAGGATTACGGAAGAAGCGTAAATGAGTTCACCTTCGCTCTATTAGGTTGGATGCCAGAGAAAGAGAGAATGAAAGACGAAACAAAGATAATTGAAAAATACGCGGAGCATGGTTGTCAATACTACATTGTTGAAATTCCACTAAACCAGCCACTATCTGACGGCAAATACGTTGAGCTGCTGCGAAGTTTCGCAAAGGAAATTGTATCTTCCTTCCGTTGA